CACTGTACTTTATATAGAAAAAATAGATAGGTAAAAAGATGTTAGAACACGATATTAAAAAAATCCTCGTTTCACATGATGAAATTACAGAAGCAGCTAAAAAGCTAGGTGCGCAACTAACAAAAGAATATGAGGGGAAAAATCCAATTCTTGTTGGAATTTTGAAAGGATCGATTCCTTTTATGGCTGAATTGGTCAAACATATTGATACGCATATTGAGATGGACTTCATGATGGTATCTAGCTACCATGGTGGAACAGCAAGTAGTGGTGTGATCAATATCAAGCAAGACGTAACTCAAGATATCAAGGGAAGACATATTCTATTTGTAGAAGATATCATCGATACAGGTCAAACTTTGAAGAATTTAAAAGATATGTTTATTGCAAGAGAGGCAGCTTCGGTTAAAATTGCGACTTTGTTGGACAAACCAGAAGGGCGTATTGTTGAAATTGAGGCAGATTATACCTGCTTTACTATTCCA
Above is a window of Streptococcus oralis subsp. dentisani DNA encoding:
- the hpt gene encoding hypoxanthine phosphoribosyltransferase yields the protein MLEHDIKKILVSHDEITEAAKKLGAQLTKEYEGKNPILVGILKGSIPFMAELVKHIDTHIEMDFMMVSSYHGGTASSGVINIKQDVTQDIKGRHILFVEDIIDTGQTLKNLKDMFIAREAASVKIATLLDKPEGRIVEIEADYTCFTIPNEFVVGYGLDYKENYRNLPYVGVLKEEVYSN